The following coding sequences are from one Beggiatoa alba B18LD window:
- a CDS encoding HipA family kinase, which yields MIDIIEIFKRSAQGATQPYICRGSDGNTYFVKGKNAGARSLICEWIAGCLAKNLQLPIAPFSIVNVSEHLITSEEYRALGTGLVFGSQKKAGIEEPRNLLPTFYNDIPIALQQDIFVFDWWIRNMDRTLSEYGGNANLLLEEQNNQKHIFIIDHNLAFDSDFCVHDFMATHIFREQGRHIFADKQKQIIYKQRFNDALQDWENICSMIPHEWWFIDEEQTLNVDFDKTLAYQQLLAYQYDTFWDVI from the coding sequence ATGATAGACATCATTGAAATTTTTAAGCGTTCTGCTCAAGGGGCAACACAACCCTATATTTGTCGTGGTAGCGATGGCAATACTTATTTCGTTAAAGGTAAGAATGCTGGAGCACGTAGTTTGATTTGTGAATGGATAGCAGGATGTTTAGCAAAAAACTTACAGTTACCAATTGCACCATTTTCTATTGTGAATGTATCTGAGCATTTAATCACCAGTGAAGAATATAGAGCATTAGGTACAGGACTTGTCTTCGGCTCGCAAAAAAAAGCAGGTATTGAAGAACCCAGAAATTTACTCCCAACTTTTTATAACGATATTCCTATTGCGTTACAACAAGATATTTTTGTATTTGATTGGTGGATTAGAAATATGGATCGGACATTGTCTGAATATGGTGGAAATGCAAATTTATTATTAGAAGAACAGAATAATCAGAAACATATTTTTATCATTGATCATAACTTGGCATTTGATTCAGACTTTTGTGTACATGATTTCATGGCTACGCATATTTTTAGAGAACAAGGCAGACACATCTTTGCTGATAAGCAAAAACAAATTATTTATAAGCAAAGATTTAATGACGCGCTTCAAGATTGGGAAAATATTTGTAGTATGATTCCTCATGAATGGTGGTTTATTGATGAAGAACAAACCTTAAATGTTGATTTTGATAAGACACTCGCTTATCAGCAATTACTTGCTTATCAATATGATACTTTTTGGGACGTAATATGA